The sequence CGTCTACGTTCCGGACGGCGAAGGCGGCTGCGATGGGGTCTTCCTAGGTTTGGTCCCGGCACTTTCGACAAACCCCCCACACCTGGACCTGCCTTCCCGTCACCGCACCCCAATCCGCGGCTTCCGGAGGCGGCTCCAGTTCGTCGAAGGAGGGCCAGACGAAATCCTCGATGGCCTGGCACGTCGTGCACACCAGGTGGTGGTGCCGCGTCAAGTTGCCGTCGTAGCGCCCCACGGTGTCGAGCACCTGCACCCTCGCAACCAGGCCCAACTCCTCGAAGG comes from Thermodesulfobacteriota bacterium and encodes:
- a CDS encoding transcriptional repressor: MPGETTRPEPTQEAFRRFEEVCRARGLKVTHQRLEIFREVMEGGGHPSADAVFTRLRDRMPTLSLDTVYRTLTTFEELGLVARVQVLDTVGRYDGNLTRHHHLVCTTCQAIEDFVWPSFDELEPPPEAADWGAVTGRQVQVWGVCRKCRDQT